From Pseudomonas hefeiensis, one genomic window encodes:
- a CDS encoding alpha/beta fold hydrolase — MSFWTDLLGLEFEVKYVDVKGIKTRAMKAGCGEPVIFLHGISGHLEAFISSVPGHSGDFECHLIDMLGCGYTDKPQGKYTVERLARHVLDYMDVMGLEKANLCGISLGGWVVGWIAAKYPERVKRVTMVLAAGTPAMATSEIAEMIRQSTTAAVTNLDIEDTRKRLLKVIYDPKQVTQELVEVRYTIYHHPEFQAALDNILAPTEPELYRQAMLSEKLLADVQAEVLLVWSDKDAYTDLTGAQHFVNNIPKHKLVTFENTGHWPPYERSADFACLNVGFLKGGLTTVRAGNYDANPEGRK, encoded by the coding sequence ATGTCATTCTGGACGGATTTACTCGGCCTGGAGTTTGAAGTCAAGTATGTTGATGTCAAAGGAATAAAAACTCGGGCTATGAAAGCAGGTTGCGGCGAGCCGGTTATTTTTTTGCATGGGATTAGCGGTCATCTGGAAGCTTTTATTTCAAGTGTTCCGGGGCATAGTGGCGATTTTGAGTGTCATCTTATTGATATGCTGGGGTGCGGGTACACCGACAAGCCTCAAGGTAAATACACAGTTGAGCGTCTAGCACGTCATGTGCTTGATTATATGGATGTGATGGGCCTCGAAAAGGCTAATTTATGTGGTATCTCTTTGGGGGGGTGGGTAGTAGGCTGGATTGCTGCGAAATATCCCGAGCGAGTCAAGCGGGTGACCATGGTGCTCGCCGCCGGGACGCCAGCAATGGCAACTTCAGAAATTGCGGAAATGATCCGGCAATCGACCACTGCTGCGGTTACAAACCTGGATATAGAAGACACTCGTAAGCGTCTGCTGAAGGTAATTTATGACCCCAAACAGGTGACCCAAGAGTTGGTAGAAGTGCGCTATACCATCTACCATCACCCTGAGTTTCAGGCGGCTTTAGACAATATTTTAGCGCCGACTGAGCCAGAGCTATATCGGCAGGCCATGCTCAGTGAGAAGCTACTCGCTGATGTGCAGGCAGAAGTACTTTTAGTGTGGTCGGATAAGGATGCTTATACCGACCTCACCGGAGCGCAGCATTTCGTTAACAATATACCAAAGCATAAGCTCGTGACGTTTGAGAATACCGGTCACTGGCCACCTTACGAGCGTTCCGCCGATTTCGCCTGTTTAAACGTTGGTTTTCTTAAAGGTGGGTTAACCACTGTGCGTGCCGGTAATTACGACGCTAACCCGGAAGGGCGCAAATGA
- a CDS encoding IS3 family transposase (programmed frameshift): MTKQRRSFSAEFKREAADLVLKQNHSYIEASRSLGVGESALRRWVDHDQQERQGVMPQSKALTPEQQKIQELEARIARLEWEKSILKKATPHSDVGRSRAYVLINQLSVHEPVDWLCKVFEVTRSCYYAQRLRRRTPDVERLRLRNRVSELFTQSRSAAGSRSILSLMREDGEHLGRFKVRSLMRELDLVSKQPGSHAYKRATVERLDIPNTLNREFDVPVLNQVWCGDITYIWAQGKWRYLAVVLDLCTRRVVGWALSEKPDAELVIKAWIWPTSSVAGPRVCASVGSGVASRLFRQRLWRYRMRQSMSRRGNCWDNTPMEHVFRSLKTEWIPATGFRTAQEAQREISHFLMHRYNWVRPHQFNGGLAPSRAEEKLNVVSGIS; encoded by the exons ATGACCAAACAACGCCGTTCCTTTTCTGCTGAATTCAAACGCGAGGCTGCCGACCTCGTGCTCAAGCAAAACCACAGCTACATCGAAGCCAGCCGTTCACTCGGCGTCGGCGAGTCGGCCCTGCGCCGCTGGGTTGATCATGATCAGCAGGAGCGCCAAGGTGTTATGCCGCAGAGCAAAGCATTAACCCCGGAACAACAGAAAATCCAGGAGCTGGAAGCCCGGATTGCCCGCCTTGAATGGGAAAAATCGATTTTAAAAAAGGCTAC ACCGCACTCTGATGTCGGAAGATCACGAGCGTACGTGCTGATCAATCAGCTGAGCGTCCATGAGCCAGTTGATTGGCTGTGCAAGGTGTTTGAAGTGACTCGTTCGTGCTATTACGCCCAGCGCCTTAGGCGCCGCACGCCCGATGTTGAACGGCTTCGGTTGCGCAACCGGGTGAGCGAGTTGTTCACGCAAAGTCGCAGTGCTGCGGGCAGCCGCAGCATCCTGTCGCTGATGCGTGAAGACGGTGAGCATCTCGGTCGATTCAAAGTACGTAGCTTGATGCGCGAGCTTGATTTAGTCAGTAAACAACCCGGCTCACATGCCTACAAACGAGCGACAGTAGAAAGACTCGATATTCCGAATACCTTGAACCGTGAGTTTGATGTGCCAGTCCTGAATCAAGTCTGGTGCGGCGACATCACCTACATTTGGGCCCAGGGGAAATGGCGTTACTTGGCGGTCGTGCTGGATCTTTGCACGCGCCGGGTGGTGGGCTGGGCGTTGTCGGAAAAGCCGGACGCTGAACTGGTGATCAAGGCCTGGATATGGCCTACGAGCAGCGTGGCAGGCCCTCGGGTCTGTGCTTCAGTCGGATCAGGGGTCGCAAGCCGGCTATTTCGTCAGCGATTGTGGCGTTATCGCATGCGCCAGAGCATGAGTCGCCGAGGAAATTGCTGGGACAACACGCCAATGGAGCACGTGTTCCGCAGCTTGAAAACGGAATGGATACCGGCCACGGGCTTCAGAACGGCTCAAGAAGCCCAGCGCGAAATCAGTCACTTCTTGATGCATCGGTACAACTGGGTTCGCCCCCATCAATTCAACGGTGGGCTGGCGCCATCTCGGGCCGAAGAAAAACTTAACGTCGTGTCCGGGATTAGTTGA
- a CDS encoding VOC family protein — protein MENLFNVGGVELPQPFKARRLGHVGFYYDDLAAAERFYTDILGLRVSDYLKFDPEQPPAAIFISHCTDHHSMACISSGLADKCDVDYLRGVTLNQISFQVGTLEEVVNGYRFIKERKIPIWRVGRDFPGSNWAFYCRDPDGYHVELFYGMEQIGWNRISKPVAMREVEGEEPSLPQRSEQQEIHDALNDDVELYEGHKSEDLTSSDYVVGGVTLPRPFKVNKVGPVHLFVRDVEVSEAFYHDLFGLVVTEEVVWRGHRAVFMRLGADHHVLGLYPLAMRQELGFSELTTVMGTGIEVCSYLQLRDAVEYLDGLGLKRGPKVPSELLPGIDHAISYIDPAGHCVLLYFSMEQIGWDGKPRPAQQRRKIEAPWPESIAALSDTYADQTLLGPIG, from the coding sequence ATGGAAAATCTTTTCAACGTTGGGGGAGTTGAGCTCCCTCAACCATTTAAAGCACGTCGATTGGGGCATGTGGGTTTTTATTATGACGACCTTGCCGCAGCAGAGCGGTTTTATACAGATATCCTTGGTCTACGTGTATCTGATTATTTGAAGTTTGACCCAGAGCAGCCTCCGGCAGCTATTTTTATCAGTCATTGCACTGACCATCACTCAATGGCCTGTATCAGCTCCGGCCTTGCAGATAAATGTGATGTTGATTATCTCCGTGGCGTGACCCTTAACCAAATTTCATTTCAGGTAGGCACGCTTGAAGAAGTAGTAAACGGCTATCGTTTTATTAAAGAGCGCAAGATTCCTATTTGGCGCGTCGGACGTGATTTTCCTGGTAGCAACTGGGCGTTCTACTGTCGTGATCCTGATGGTTATCACGTCGAGCTTTTCTACGGTATGGAGCAGATCGGTTGGAATCGCATTAGCAAGCCAGTAGCTATGCGTGAGGTCGAAGGTGAGGAGCCATCGCTGCCGCAGCGTTCAGAACAGCAAGAGATTCATGACGCTCTTAATGATGACGTAGAGTTATATGAGGGGCATAAGTCAGAAGATTTAACAAGCTCCGATTATGTTGTTGGGGGAGTGACGTTACCAAGGCCATTTAAGGTCAACAAAGTAGGCCCGGTTCATCTTTTCGTTCGGGATGTCGAAGTGTCCGAGGCGTTTTATCATGATCTATTTGGCTTGGTGGTAACAGAGGAGGTCGTCTGGCGAGGCCATCGCGCGGTGTTCATGCGTTTGGGGGCCGACCACCATGTTCTTGGACTCTATCCTCTTGCGATGCGTCAGGAGCTTGGCTTCAGTGAACTTACCACGGTAATGGGGACAGGGATAGAAGTGTGCAGCTATTTGCAACTGCGAGATGCGGTTGAATACTTAGACGGGCTAGGCCTCAAACGTGGTCCTAAGGTTCCCTCCGAATTGTTGCCTGGTATTGATCATGCAATCTCGTACATCGATCCGGCAGGTCATTGTGTGTTGTTGTATTTTTCTATGGAGCAGATTGGGTGGGACGGAAAGCCGCGTCCGGCGCAACAAAGACGTAAAATTGAGGCGCCTTGGCCAGAAAGTATTGCGGCACTCAGTGATACTTATGCTGATCAAACATTGTTAGGGCCAATCGGCTGA